Genomic segment of Mercurialis annua linkage group LG6, ddMerAnnu1.2, whole genome shotgun sequence:
TACAATATTGCAATATTTGAATAACATCGAGCTTTCTATATGAATCAGCTTAGttatattattgatttattttttatttttttaattctatatttaaataatatcaaatataaatcacgataaatataaaatgagaAAACCACGTGCAACAatcttaaatataaattttgataaataaaaaatttataaaccacGTGCACAATACGCTAGTAAGTAGTATcgacaaaaattaatttaaacattataatTCGTCAATTTGCATACTGAGACAAAACTTAGTTTCAATAaacttctaataaaaaaattgtcactTTTTTAAGACTAGTTTCGCAtcacgtgctatgcacgtggctcgtaacgtaacttctcaatgaacatattagtaaatttattataattatatcaattttttatttataattaatattaaattagttaaaaaaatttgtaaaagtaaatataataaccataattaaataattaacttaattttattaataatatctttaaaaataataagatagaaatttaaataataatatattgaccaaatacagtattttaattttgtagttcaatcaaattaaaagataggcattcctactaatttggagataatttagttattttttacatattaatgATTTAATTGGAAATAATTTAGTTACCTATTCCAATTAGGACTTTAAtcacaatagtgattaattaaataactaattagttaatgactataaaacctatATTTAGTgcaaaggattattcagtaaatttgcatgtccccctcatccatgcttttatatatagtatagatatagataaggATGTAAGATTGGTCCATAAATATATGTGTTCatctttttctaatttaaatcaGCTAACTTGATTAATTCAGTTTCTTCCCTATTTGCTTCCTATCATACAATTAATGAGCTAATTGTGGGAGAATTATGAAGTTATATATTCTAAATGCACTTGGGTAGGGGTGacttgttttttaataaaaccaaataaaTCCGATTAAccaatttatttcaataaagtCAGTTAAAGGTCTTCAATTAACTCAATAATTAGTCCGGTAGGTTTGATAATTTTGTTCTGTTATGGTTAAGAATTTTACAAATTCGGTTAACCAAATAATtttcaacatttattttttatatttttatccttttaaCCTGAATTAACCGATTAATTTGATCTATttgattttacattttttaagaATTCTgttagaataaattaaattttaattaattgaatcaaTTTGATCGGTTTGCTTAaagaattaaacaatttaattaacttattttttaatcaaGTTGGTCAATTTTTAATTGAACGGATCATTTGTTCGCTGCTTCTTGTTGGAGAAAGGTGAAGCTATTCTGAATTGCTACAACAGTaaacaaaaatgaaattatgatgATCACGGATTAACTTTTATgagataaattataattaatttgaatataatgAGATCTAAACTCATTTGTTATGCATGTGAaccaaacaaaatatatatttctaaTTAGCATAAAATATGCATGAAAACaatcatatttatattattttccaaCATCATAAAAAAGTTATACGTAGATTTGTTTTTGACAAGTATACTCCAAAAGTCCAAAGCTAAttgaaagaaataaataaaaatatataattaaaggTGAAATTAATTCTCAAATTATTTATGTTTAAGATATTAGAGAAAATTAATGTTGAGTTATGGTTCATATTTgccatttgattttcagttagGATTATGAGACTAAACCTTTTATTTGGCAAtgatttcttttgaaataagAAGTCTATTAGCATAATGAATTAGaacttaaattgttttttaaggatttattaTAAATACAAGTGATGATACTATAAACATATAGAATAAAGTTCTCTCTCTATCCGTGAAGTATATCACATTGAACGAAACACGTAAAAtgtgattgttttttttttcttatttattttcagcTGCGTTAACAAGTGGTATTCAAGtctagattttaaatttaagattCTAGataattatttgttgattgaagATGTCGCTTCATAAATTcgatattaaaaaattcaatggTTCGAATGATTTTAATTTGTGAAAAGTTAAGATAAGGCTATTTTGGTTCAAAAAAAATGCGTAGGGCATTAGGAGAAGGCAATTTAGGAACTCTTTACCTATTGCTCTTTAGAAAAcacaaaaacttttaaataacacattttcatattttaaactTAACAGAAAGTAAAACTTTAAgatatattttagaaatttttaaaattattttatatacttttaatatttgaaaggtCTAATGGTGCTGAAATGTCAAAATTTTCTAGACTTTTCGTAAAtttatataaagttattaaaatttataaatctatctcagtttgataattttattgaattattttaattaattttaaaaattgtacctTTTCAACATAAAGTTTaaaaactgtatttttaaaacataatcaaaCTCAAAATAATTAGAGTCAAATATATATGCATTAAGCCTATTTGGTTGCGTTGCACGATAGAGGAAAGGACTACAATCTATTTTGAAGAGAAGAGCAGGGCATGTTCATTTCATCTCCACATTCCGGTAGTTGGCCACTTTTATTATTTCAAcactaaaaatttatataatgaaCCCTCTAGTCCATTTtgtaaattcataattttaagaCCATGGAAGGCTGCAAAAATGATAAGGTTTGCTCGTCCCATCAAGACAAAGGCCACGACACTGCAAAATAGAATAAGGTTTAAATAAACTATTCAAATTCTATCAAATTCTATCAAATTCCAAACTGGCCATGAATTCTTTTCGAGCCCAGACTCGGCATTCCCAAGCCTGACAGTAACTATGTCCCCAAGTCCAAATACAATACTGCTATACCTGAAGAAACCTACATTCCTAAATCAGAGTCAGAATATGTCAAATTCGATATCAAACACATCGAAAATCCCAGTTTCAACTATCCTAAATCAAAGCCGGAGTATGTGAAACCCAATGAAGAGTATATTCCCAATCCTAAACCAGATATTGAAAAACCTGATGTCATCTATCATACATTAGAATCCAAACCAGAAAAACTAAAACCTACTTATCCTGAATCTACGCCGCAGTATGCCAAATCTAACAACAAGTACAGCCCTGACTCCGAACATGATTCTGTAAAACCGGAATATGTTAAACCAGACGAAAATAAGTATAACACAAAATATAAACCGGATGCTAGTTATACTGAACAAAAATCAGAATACATCAAACCTGATCAGGTTTCTATTCCTGATTCGAGTTATGGGTACAACTCAAAATTAGAAAAGCATATTGGCATTGAAGGACTTGTCCTCTGCAAATCAGGTTCTAGCTATATCCCCATTAAAGGTAATCTTacaaatatatcaatttataagATACTTTAAAAACTGGAGAAGATTGGATCAAGGTCTAATTTTCATTTTCTGAATGCAGGTTTCATGGCAAAGATTTCATGTTCAATTTTAGGTGAGAATGGATACATGACGAGACTTTTCTCTTGCTCGACCGGTGCAACCGATGCAAATGGTTACTTCTTTAAGGCAATTCCTGTTGTAGGGCTTAAAGACTGCAATGTCAAACTTGAAAAATCTTCATTAGAAAGCTGCAATATTCTTACTGACCGGAGCTAACCGGAGCTCAGCTTTCTTCTTACCGTATTCTCTCtaatgaaaagttaaaattatattcagCTGGGCCTTTCTTTTACACCTCAGAACGTAAACCAACGCCTAGCACTGGTTACTAGAGTTTGTTTCGGCGGCTGCACGACAACTTTTCTTTTCTACTAAAACTCTTTGAATCATGACCAATTTAATTgctgtttattttgtttattatttcaattgtcaattctttaaaaaaaaaaatatcattagaTTTGCAGTACATTACTACATTTTGTTCTAATATCAAGATCTGTTTCAAAGCTTCAATTGTATAATGTATTACATAATCTTGTATCGATGACTTGTATGATTATTTTATCTTTcggggtaattgatcctgaaaatcactgaacttttaaattttttcatttcagtcattaaactatttttttttcattttgatcactaaactttcattttttttcattttgctattttccggccaaaaatacttaggtggcagccggaattttttttttacctgAAAACTTGtcatatatgcattatttgatctaaaaactcatttttaaaatgaaagtatgtatgtgtgataaatttttgaagtaaaacttgtaaaatccgATTGCCACATGTCAACTTCCGGCTGCCATATAAGCATTTTTGACttgaaatatcaaaatgaaaaaaaaaaaagttcagtgatcaacatgaaaaaaaaatagtttagtgactgaaatgaaaaaattcgaaaGTTCAATGATGGTCAGAATCAATTACTCAATCTTTcgcctaatatcttaaaaacacccgaccttttagcctaTTTGCAATCATACCCCGACGTGAAAAACTGAtcaattttgttatattttacatttttgttttcaattgtatctttaaataataaattaatcttttttat
This window contains:
- the LOC130015702 gene encoding proline-rich protein 1-like, with product MEGCKNDKPRLGIPKPDSNYVPKSKYNTAIPEETYIPKSESEYVKFDIKHIENPSFNYPKSKPEYVKPNEEYIPNPKPDIEKPDVIYHTLESKPEKLKPTYPESTPQYAKSNNKYSPDSEHDSVKPEYVKPDENKYNTKYKPDASYTEQKSEYIKPDQVSIPDSSYGYNSKLEKHIGIEGLVLCKSGSSYIPIKGFMAKISCSILGENGYMTRLFSCSTGATDANGYFFKAIPVVGLKDCNVKLEKSSLESCNILTDRS